A region from the Halosolutus gelatinilyticus genome encodes:
- a CDS encoding thiamine ABC transporter substrate-binding protein produces the protein MKRRTFVGAVGGGAVAGLAGCVTRDGDDGPENGTEPGDPEPEEPDLSGELIVATYESMVDDENPAGTWLKEAFEEAHPDAELTWTVPESGLNHYIRREQEEADLDADVYLGVNVDDLARIDDALDDGGLFRELNLDRIGRADRIRNGLEMGDPHGRVLPYDTGYISLVYDETEVDEPTTFDDLTAPAYENALLTQNAQNSDPGQAFLLWTIDAFGEDGYLDYWRELADNGVRVLDDWYESYYGAYMEGQRSMIVSYSTDQVFASAEGYDMSRHQVAFLNDQGYANPEGMAIFDRATKIDLAYEFVNFVLSSDAQAEIAQRNVQFPAVASEHVELDPEFDRYAHEPPEAVTMEYDRLRGNLDGWVDDWAREFASQ, from the coding sequence ATGAAACGACGGACGTTCGTCGGCGCGGTCGGCGGCGGCGCGGTCGCCGGACTGGCCGGCTGCGTGACCCGCGACGGAGACGACGGTCCGGAAAACGGCACGGAACCGGGGGATCCCGAACCCGAAGAGCCGGATCTCAGCGGCGAGTTGATCGTCGCCACCTACGAGTCGATGGTCGACGACGAGAACCCCGCCGGGACGTGGCTCAAGGAGGCGTTCGAGGAGGCGCATCCGGACGCCGAGCTCACGTGGACCGTCCCGGAATCGGGGCTCAACCACTACATCCGGCGCGAGCAGGAGGAGGCCGACCTGGACGCCGACGTCTACCTCGGCGTCAACGTCGACGACCTCGCCCGGATCGACGACGCGCTGGACGACGGCGGACTCTTTCGCGAACTCAACCTCGATCGGATCGGGCGCGCCGATCGGATCCGCAATGGCCTCGAGATGGGCGACCCGCACGGCCGCGTGCTTCCCTACGACACGGGCTACATCAGCCTCGTCTACGACGAGACCGAGGTCGACGAACCGACGACGTTCGACGATCTCACCGCGCCCGCGTACGAGAACGCGCTGCTCACCCAGAACGCCCAGAACTCCGATCCCGGACAGGCGTTCCTGCTGTGGACGATCGACGCCTTCGGCGAGGACGGCTACCTCGACTACTGGCGCGAGCTCGCGGACAACGGCGTTCGCGTCCTCGACGACTGGTACGAGTCGTACTACGGCGCTTACATGGAGGGTCAGCGGTCGATGATCGTCTCGTACTCGACCGATCAGGTGTTCGCCTCGGCCGAGGGCTACGACATGAGCCGCCACCAGGTCGCGTTCCTGAACGACCAGGGCTACGCGAATCCCGAGGGAATGGCGATCTTCGATCGCGCGACGAAGATCGATCTCGCCTACGAGTTCGTGAATTTCGTCCTGTCGAGCGACGCCCAGGCCGAGATCGCCCAGCGAAACGTCCAGTTCCCCGCGGTCGCGTCGGAGCACGTCGAACTCGATCCCGAGTTCGACCGGTACGCCCACGAACCGCCGGAAGCCGTGACGATGGAGTACGATCGGCTCCGGGGCAACCTCGACGGGTGGGTCGACGACTGGGCGCGCGAGTTCGCGAGCCAGTAG
- a CDS encoding AI-2E family transporter has translation MTANSIDRGNGGGRSAGNRRYVLAGVVALLGIVTGGILLEVLGTILFALTVAYVLAPVQGWLARHRFTEWTAAVAATLLGFVAAVAVFSPIVVTLYFRLEEIVAVVRGLPESISATALGVTYTIESGEVQSLVVDYVNSVAFSFASALPVLAIKFALFVILLFALLLKGDAAARAAIAPVPHGYRDVVYALATRARETLYAIYVLQLATSVATFLVAYPLFFALGYGYDAAFTLAIVAAVLQFVPIIGPSLLVAPIAIYQVTVGDLAAAALVGTLGITLVAWLPDIVVRPRLARRSAGLPGSLYFIGFTGGLFTLGAIGIVVGPLIVAVFVESVDLLADEVNGEVTLADLADAGPDGSPSESGETLSMTAEESESQLADAGD, from the coding sequence GTGACAGCGAACTCGATCGATCGCGGAAACGGGGGCGGGAGGTCCGCCGGAAACCGTCGGTACGTCCTCGCAGGCGTCGTCGCGTTGCTCGGAATCGTCACCGGGGGGATCCTCCTCGAAGTGCTCGGAACGATCCTGTTCGCGCTGACCGTCGCGTACGTCCTCGCACCCGTCCAGGGATGGCTCGCCAGGCACCGCTTCACGGAGTGGACGGCGGCGGTCGCCGCTACCCTCCTCGGCTTCGTCGCGGCCGTCGCCGTCTTCTCCCCGATCGTCGTCACCCTCTACTTCCGGCTGGAGGAGATCGTCGCCGTCGTCAGGGGACTCCCGGAATCGATCTCCGCCACGGCGCTGGGGGTGACGTACACGATCGAGTCCGGCGAGGTACAGTCGCTCGTCGTCGACTACGTGAACAGCGTCGCCTTCTCGTTCGCGTCGGCGCTGCCGGTGCTCGCGATCAAGTTCGCGCTGTTCGTCATCCTGCTGTTCGCCCTGTTGCTCAAGGGCGACGCCGCCGCCCGGGCCGCCATCGCCCCCGTTCCCCACGGCTACCGTGACGTCGTCTACGCGCTGGCCACGCGGGCGCGCGAGACGCTGTACGCGATCTACGTCCTGCAGCTGGCGACCTCGGTCGCGACCTTTCTCGTCGCCTACCCGCTGTTCTTCGCCCTCGGCTACGGCTACGACGCCGCGTTCACCCTCGCGATCGTCGCCGCCGTCCTGCAGTTCGTCCCGATCATCGGACCGAGCCTCCTCGTCGCCCCGATCGCGATCTACCAGGTCACCGTCGGCGACCTCGCCGCGGCGGCGCTGGTCGGCACCCTGGGGATCACCCTCGTCGCCTGGCTCCCCGACATCGTGGTCCGGCCCCGCCTCGCCCGCCGCTCGGCCGGCCTCCCGGGAAGCCTCTACTTCATCGGCTTCACCGGCGGGCTGTTCACGCTGGGCGCGATCGGCATCGTCGTCGGCCCGCTGATCGTCGCCGTCTTCGTCGAGTCGGTCGATCTGCTCGCCGACGAGGTGAACGGCGAGGTGACCCTCGCCGATCTCGCGGACGCGGGTCCCGACGGCTCGCCGAGCGAGTCGGGCGAGACCCTGTCGATGACAGCCGAAGAGTCGGAGTCGCAGCTGGCGGACGCCGGCGACTGA
- a CDS encoding DUF5518 domain-containing protein, translating to MVTGRTLINAIIGAVVGVVLSFIPFSTVVGGLVAGFLEGPDERRGAIVGALAGIITFLPIAAGAVLVLGFLGFGFGVAAVPIEGFAIVMLFVFVGAALVFLYTVGLSLLGGYLGAYLAREYPEQRARTRDTVGLSPDRPGSVDPTRPPRASEPASERESEFGAGTSWEHDPEEDSTFPDDDSRARDRDADRDRERT from the coding sequence ATGGTCACCGGACGGACCCTCATCAACGCCATCATCGGCGCGGTCGTCGGCGTCGTGCTCTCGTTCATCCCGTTTTCCACCGTCGTCGGGGGACTCGTCGCCGGCTTCCTCGAAGGCCCCGACGAGCGACGGGGCGCGATCGTCGGCGCGCTCGCGGGCATCATCACCTTCCTCCCGATCGCCGCCGGCGCGGTGCTCGTGCTCGGCTTCCTCGGCTTCGGGTTCGGCGTCGCGGCCGTCCCGATCGAGGGCTTCGCGATCGTGATGCTCTTCGTCTTCGTGGGCGCGGCCCTCGTCTTCCTCTACACCGTCGGCCTGTCGCTGCTGGGCGGCTACCTCGGCGCGTACCTCGCGCGGGAGTACCCGGAACAGCGCGCGCGAACGCGGGACACGGTCGGCCTGTCGCCGGATCGGCCGGGATCGGTCGACCCGACGCGCCCGCCGCGAGCCTCGGAACCCGCGTCGGAGCGCGAATCCGAGTTCGGCGCGGGGACGTCGTGGGAACACGATCCAGAGGAGGACTCGACGTTTCCCGACGACGACTCCCGAGCGCGCGATCGCGACGCCGATCGGGATCGGGAGCGAACCTGA
- a CDS encoding ABC transporter permease, with the protein MNPLESLRLAWRSIRGHKLRSALTTLGIVIGIAAVIAFVTLGASLQAGVIGDISPDDQRNIYGWAAEPDTEGGPLAGAQPVFSQDDLDTLEERDDIAAAYGYMPLSTQAIVSGDEISPQSDALVAAGPPYIREDTLDEGRQFEMGEREAVINPAVANQFEENVSAGDNLTIVLQGGRRTEVTVVGITDSSEGLSPFEGFEPSPRVYVPTDPFYTEQAAGMIPGPGNGSDGEGSRDDGSRGQGGTESESNGSSGAGSQNQVDDALFLAIVVEAESADEEDIDRARETAIDYLESDESDAGQLMGDDLTVRLQTSTELLQQLQDVLDLLRNFIVGIAAISLVVGSIGIANIMLVSVTERTREIGIMKAVGAQNREVLGLFLTEAAVLGVIGSILGTGLGLAAGYIGAQYIDLPLVYPYEYVALAIAVGFLVGVVSGLYPAWRAARTDPIDALRYE; encoded by the coding sequence ATGAACCCGCTGGAGAGCCTGCGACTCGCGTGGCGCTCGATCCGCGGACACAAACTGCGATCGGCGTTGACGACGCTCGGGATCGTGATCGGGATCGCCGCGGTGATCGCTTTTGTCACGCTCGGCGCGAGCCTGCAGGCGGGCGTCATCGGCGACATCAGCCCGGACGACCAGCGCAACATCTACGGCTGGGCGGCCGAGCCGGACACCGAGGGCGGACCGCTGGCCGGCGCGCAACCGGTGTTTAGTCAGGACGATCTCGATACGCTCGAAGAGCGCGACGACATCGCGGCGGCCTACGGCTACATGCCGCTGTCGACGCAGGCGATCGTCTCCGGCGACGAGATTTCGCCCCAGAGCGACGCCCTGGTCGCGGCGGGACCACCGTACATCCGGGAGGATACCCTCGACGAGGGGCGACAGTTCGAGATGGGCGAGCGCGAGGCGGTGATCAACCCCGCCGTCGCGAATCAGTTCGAGGAGAACGTCTCCGCCGGCGACAATCTGACGATCGTCCTGCAGGGCGGCCGGCGGACCGAGGTCACCGTCGTCGGCATCACCGACTCCTCGGAAGGGCTGAGCCCGTTCGAGGGGTTCGAACCCTCGCCGCGCGTCTACGTGCCGACGGATCCGTTCTACACGGAGCAGGCCGCGGGGATGATTCCAGGTCCTGGCAACGGATCCGACGGGGAGGGAAGCCGTGACGACGGAAGCAGGGGCCAAGGCGGAACCGAGTCCGAAAGCAACGGCAGTAGCGGCGCGGGATCCCAGAACCAGGTCGACGACGCGCTCTTCCTCGCGATCGTCGTCGAGGCCGAGTCGGCCGACGAGGAGGACATCGATCGAGCCCGGGAGACCGCGATCGACTACCTGGAGAGCGACGAGTCGGACGCGGGGCAGTTGATGGGCGACGACCTCACTGTGAGGCTCCAGACGAGCACGGAACTGCTTCAGCAGTTGCAGGACGTGCTCGATCTCCTGCGGAACTTCATCGTCGGCATCGCAGCGATCTCGCTCGTCGTCGGCTCGATCGGCATCGCGAACATCATGCTGGTGAGCGTCACCGAACGCACCCGCGAGATCGGCATCATGAAAGCCGTCGGCGCGCAGAACCGGGAGGTGCTCGGCCTGTTCCTGACCGAGGCGGCGGTTCTCGGCGTGATCGGCTCGATCCTCGGGACGGGACTCGGCCTCGCAGCGGGCTACATCGGGGCGCAGTACATCGACCTGCCGCTGGTCTACCCCTACGAGTACGTCGCGCTCGCGATCGCCGTCGGGTTCCTGGTGGGCGTCGTCTCGGGCCTGTATCCGGCCTGGCGGGCGGCGCGAACCGATCCGATCGACGCCCTGCGTTACGAGTGA
- a CDS encoding ABC transporter ATP-binding protein, whose protein sequence is MASSETAVSLSNVHKTYHVGEPVRALDGVDLKIPRGSYTAIMGPSGSGKSTLMNLVGCLDTPTEGEIVVGGREVTGLTDRDRTSLRGSEVGFVFQTFNLMPRLNALENVALPQLFQGTDRDERRDRARDLLERVGLGDRVDHMPNELSGGQRQRVALARALVNDPAIVLADEPSGNLDTETEAAILDLFEEFHAAGTTMIVVTHERHVAERADRIVRLLDGRIERIEELDGDRPGERPGDVDAIGESGQAENGDVGDGASERRSVGDGSRSGDGG, encoded by the coding sequence ATGGCGAGTTCGGAGACGGCGGTTTCGCTGTCGAACGTCCACAAGACCTACCACGTCGGCGAGCCGGTCCGGGCCTTAGACGGGGTGGACCTGAAGATTCCCCGCGGGTCGTACACCGCGATCATGGGACCGAGCGGCTCCGGAAAGTCGACGCTGATGAACCTCGTGGGCTGTCTCGACACGCCGACCGAGGGCGAGATCGTCGTCGGCGGCCGCGAGGTGACGGGCCTCACGGATCGCGATCGAACCAGCCTCCGCGGCTCCGAGGTCGGCTTCGTCTTCCAGACGTTCAACCTCATGCCCCGACTGAACGCCCTGGAGAACGTCGCCCTCCCGCAACTGTTCCAGGGTACCGATCGCGACGAACGCCGCGATCGGGCTCGAGACCTGCTCGAACGCGTGGGATTGGGCGATCGGGTCGACCACATGCCGAACGAACTCTCGGGCGGGCAGCGCCAGCGGGTCGCGCTCGCCCGCGCGCTGGTGAACGATCCCGCGATCGTGCTGGCCGACGAGCCCTCCGGCAATCTCGATACGGAGACCGAGGCGGCGATCCTCGACCTCTTCGAGGAGTTTCACGCCGCCGGGACGACGATGATCGTCGTCACCCACGAGCGCCACGTCGCCGAGCGCGCCGATCGGATCGTCCGCCTGCTCGACGGACGGATCGAGCGAATCGAGGAACTCGACGGCGATCGACCCGGCGAGAGACCGGGCGACGTCGACGCGATCGGCGAGAGCGGCCAGGCGGAGAACGGCGATGTGGGCGACGGCGCCTCCGAACGGCGCAGTGTGGGCGACGGGAGCCGCAGCGGTGATGGTGGATGA
- the rpiA gene encoding ribose-5-phosphate isomerase RpiA — protein sequence MKTEGGSDAAKRGAGERAAEEVEDGFVVGLGTGSTTAYAIETIGRRVDDGLAVQGVPTSFQSRRLALDVGIPLTSLDAVAGIDLAIDGADAVVDDPDSAADGALVKGGGAAHAREKIVDSTADRFVVVADPSKLTTRLDRSVPVEVLPDAHTVVADRIRDRGGEPTLRAAERKDGPVVTDNGNLVLDCEFGAIEAPTDLATELSSIAGVVEHGLFVGLADATYVGTDDGVDVRRY from the coding sequence ATGAAGACCGAGGGTGGATCGGATGCGGCGAAACGCGGCGCCGGCGAACGCGCGGCCGAGGAGGTCGAGGACGGGTTCGTCGTCGGGCTTGGAACCGGCTCGACGACCGCATACGCGATCGAGACGATCGGACGCAGGGTCGACGATGGGCTCGCAGTGCAGGGCGTTCCGACCTCGTTTCAGTCCCGTCGGCTCGCGCTGGACGTCGGGATTCCGCTCACGAGCCTCGATGCGGTTGCGGGGATCGATCTCGCGATCGACGGCGCGGACGCGGTCGTCGACGACCCCGACTCAGCGGCGGACGGCGCGCTCGTCAAGGGCGGCGGTGCGGCGCACGCACGAGAGAAGATAGTAGATTCCACGGCCGATCGGTTCGTCGTCGTCGCCGATCCGTCCAAGCTGACGACCCGACTCGACCGATCGGTGCCGGTAGAAGTGCTGCCCGACGCGCACACCGTCGTCGCCGATCGGATCCGCGACCGCGGCGGCGAGCCGACGCTTCGGGCGGCCGAGCGCAAGGACGGTCCGGTCGTCACCGACAACGGCAACCTGGTGCTCGACTGCGAGTTCGGCGCGATCGAGGCGCCAACCGACCTGGCGACCGAGCTGTCGTCGATCGCGGGCGTCGTCGAGCACGGCCTGTTCGTCGGCCTCGCGGACGCGACGTACGTCGGCACCGACGACGGCGTCGACGTCCGCCGATACTGA